A window of SAR202 cluster bacterium genomic DNA:
GCTCGGCGAACTCAAGGGCGGCCTTCTCATCGTGGATAGAGCAGGGGCCCGTGACCACGATGAAGCGCTTGTCGTCACCACTCAGGACAGCCTCGATTCCTCTCCGGCCGTCGATGACCGTCTTCTGGGCTTTCGGGGTGATGGGCAGCTCCCGCACTAGGTCGAGGGGCGTCATGAGCTGCTCTGTGCTCCGTACTCGTACGTCGCTGATCTCCGTCTTTAACATCTGGGACATCCTTCCTTGAGTGTGTTGCCGCCGCGCAAAATGAGAGACCCCAGCCGCTGCCGGCTGGGGTCTTGGCTTGAGTCTTTGTCGCTATGCGGGACCAGGTTCTACGCGCACCAAAACTTCACCGGCAGCCTTGTCAGGCCGGATAAAAGTAAAAGTAATACGCGTAGCTGAACGAAACCGTGATCTGCATGGATGCCACTATAAACGCGCTCTCGAAAGATTGTCAAGTGAAATTGCATTGGTGCAGTGATAGTGTCAGGGGTTAAGGGAGCAGTGAAAATGTCAGTCTATGAAAGAACTGACAATGAGCGAGAGAGAGGCTAAACGAACGGTAGTGTTGAGCGCTGTCCTTGAGAAGCGATTGACAAAGGCTCAAGCTGCCACGGCATTGGGGGTATCGGAGCGCCAGGTATGGAGGCTTCTGGCGACCTACCGGAAGGATGGAGCGGCAGGGCTGGTCCATGGCAAT
This region includes:
- a CDS encoding helix-turn-helix domain-containing protein; protein product: MKELTMSEREAKRTVVLSAVLEKRLTKAQAATALGVSERQVWRLLATYRKDGAAGLVHGN